The Nitrospira sp. sequence AGCTCCACATTCCAGCGCTGCAGCCGTTCTTGCGCCTCGCGCAGTGCTTGTTCGGCCTGTTTGCGGTCATGAATGTCGACGCAGTACTCGGCGATCGTACCTTCTCCGAGATCTCGCCCAGCGAAGAGCATCCATCGGCGTGTGCCGTCGGCTAGGAAATACTCTTTTTCGTACGGACCGATCCGTCCAGTTTCTACAAATTGTTTCATCTGATTTTCACTGGCTTCGACCCATTCCGGCGGCGTCATCGTGCGCCATGTTATTTCACGCCGCTCAATCCGCTCTCGTTCATAACCAGTCATCCGCAGAAAGACGTCGTTGGCTTGAAGCAATGTTCCGTTGCGGTTGAAGAACAGTACTCCTACGGCGTCGGTTTCGAGGACACGTTGTAAGCGCTGTTCGCTCTCCCGCAGAGCCGCTTCCGTTTGCCGTAATCTGGTCGAATCATAGTAATAGCAAATGACGCCAGGCTGCCCATCGGGTAGGGTCAGGCGATGCAGTTCCCATTCATAGCCCTCCACTTGATTCACGTCGGCGCGGAGGTTGATGAAGTCACGTGACGAGTAGGGCTGCCCTGTCTCAAGCGTATGACGGAAGGCGGCGATAATGTCCGCGGCAACTGTCTCTGGCCAGAGAATACGCATAGTCTCGGGAAAGTCCCGGCCAATGACTGGACGCACATTGCGAAATGCGCCCTGCTTGCTGGACTCGTTCATGTGGACGATGCGGAGTTGAGTGTCCACGATATACATGCCGAATGGCGACCCGTCGAGTAACTCTCGAAAGCGACGTTCGCTGTGTCGCAATGTCTCGGCGGCCTCTTGTCGAATTCGAACCATGTCAAGATGAACTTGTACGCGCGCCAGCAATTCGCGGGCGCTGAAGGGCTTGATGAGATAGTCGTCGGCGCCATGCTCCAATCCTTCGACTCGGGATTCCTCACCGGCTCTAGCCGACAGCAAAATGATGGGAATGGCCTTTGTCACAGGATCGGCGCGCAACGCACGCAATAGTCCAAACCCATCTAAGCGGGGCATCATGACATCGGAGAGGATCAAATCTGGCGGGTTACGCCGCACCGCCTCCAATGCGGCTTGCCCATCGGCAACCGCGATGACTTCGTACCGTTCTTTCAACAAACGGCTCACATACTCCCGCATGTCGGTATTGTCGTCCGCTAGGAGGACACGAGAACGAGTGGTGAGCGATGGATCGGTTGTGACAACCCGCGATAGATCGTCACTTTCCGACGATGTTCCATTCACCAATTTCCCTGCTTCGCTGGCGCTTGGCACCAATCTCGTCGCTTCCTCTACGAACGACATGGCGCCTAACGCCGCGGTCTTCCTTTCAGTTATGCCGATGTGTTTGTGCGGTAGATGATTCTTCCCCAGGGGAATGAATACCCGGAATGTGCTTCCCTTCCCATACATGCTCTCAACGGAGATCGAACCACCGTGAAGATGTGCCAGTTCCTGCACAAGGGAGAGTCCAATACCTGTGCCTTCATAGGTGCGGCCTTGCGAGCCGGCAATTCGATGAAACCGCTCAAAGATCTTGCCGAGTTGGTCCTCCGGAATTCCCGTCCCGGTATCACGAATGGAGAGTTCCACATGTTTTCCACTGGGGCGCAGCGTCACCTGGATCTCGCCGTCGAGCGTATATTTGAACGCATTGGACAGCAAATTCAGGACAATCTTTTCCCACATGTCTCGATCTACGAACACGGGCTCAGGCAAGGGAGGACAATCGACAATCAGAGAGAGACCACCTTTTTCCATAGTGGAGCGAAAGACGCTCGCCAGGTCGGCCGTGAACTCAGCGAGGTCCGTCTCTTCATACACCGCCTGTACCCGGCCTGCTTCGATGCGTGAAAAATCCAGTAGCTGGTTCACCAGTTTGAGCAGCCGCAGCCCATTTCGATGGACCACATCGACCTGCTGATACTGCGAGGCGTCAAGTGAGGACGTGGAGCGGCCAAACTGCGCTTTCAAATCCTCCAGCGGACCGAGCATCAGCGTGAGGGGGGTGCGCAACTCATGGCTGACATTACTGAAGAAGGCGGTCTTGGCGCGATCTAATTCCGCCAATGCCTCGGCTCGTTGGCGCTCTTCTTCATACCTCTGTGCGTTGGCGATGCTCGCCGCAATCTGGCCCACGACCAAATCAACAAACCGTTGAAAACGGTCGTCGAAAAGCCTATACGGATTCAACCCCACGATTAGAACCCCGGCTTTTCCAGTCTTACCGGATGGGATGATCGGCAAAACTACGGCCTTATGAGGAGGCTGTTTCCAAGCACCCGTCGGCAGATGGTCGAACAGCCGCGGGAGATCCGTAATGACCGAAGGCTTCTGCGTCCGGATTACCTGTGCCAAAGGCCAAACAGAGGGCGCATCGAGAGCAGGACCCGCAGTCGCTATAGGATTCGGCTCGATGCCGCTCGAGGCGGCGGGTACAAATCGGTTCCCTTCTGGTTCCGCGAGATAAATCAGCGCGAATGGAAAATCGTGAAGGTCGTTTTGCAAAGAAACCGCACTCAGCCTACATGCGTCATCGAATGTCTGTGCATGGGCTGTCCTCGCCGCCAAATCTTTCAGCAGAGTCAATTGCCGTTCTCCGATCATGCGATCAGTATCATCTGTATTGGCGCAAAAAATGCCGCCCACGCCACCCTGATCGTCGGGGATAGGACTGTAGGAGAAAGTGTAGTATGTTTCTTCCGGGTACCCGTTTCGCTCCATGATGAGGAGTTGCGATTCCACATAGGTGCCTTCGATACCGCCCATGGCCTTCCGCAGCATCGGTCCAATCTCAGGCCAAATTTCCCTCCACACAACGGAGGCAGGTTGGCCCAGTGCAGCCGGATGTTTTCCGCAGACGATGGCTTTGTAGGGATCGTTGTAAAGCTTGATGAGTTGTTCACCCCAGCCGAGCCAAATAGGCTGACGAGAGGTGAGCATGATGCGGACGGCA is a genomic window containing:
- a CDS encoding response regulator, whose translation is MTHPPFSNLPKGNFQGLPSDLAFLSGGGEMGGLIRSKDWSKTPLGPADRWPQSLKTAVRIMLTSRQPIWLGWGEQLIKLYNDPYKAIVCGKHPAALGQPASVVWREIWPEIGPMLRKAMGGIEGTYVESQLLIMERNGYPEETYYTFSYSPIPDDQGGVGGIFCANTDDTDRMIGERQLTLLKDLAARTAHAQTFDDACRLSAVSLQNDLHDFPFALIYLAEPEGNRFVPAASSGIEPNPIATAGPALDAPSVWPLAQVIRTQKPSVITDLPRLFDHLPTGAWKQPPHKAVVLPIIPSGKTGKAGVLIVGLNPYRLFDDRFQRFVDLVVGQIAASIANAQRYEEERQRAEALAELDRAKTAFFSNVSHELRTPLTLMLGPLEDLKAQFGRSTSSLDASQYQQVDVVHRNGLRLLKLVNQLLDFSRIEAGRVQAVYEETDLAEFTADLASVFRSTMEKGGLSLIVDCPPLPEPVFVDRDMWEKIVLNLLSNAFKYTLDGEIQVTLRPSGKHVELSIRDTGTGIPEDQLGKIFERFHRIAGSQGRTYEGTGIGLSLVQELAHLHGGSISVESMYGKGSTFRVFIPLGKNHLPHKHIGITERKTAALGAMSFVEEATRLVPSASEAGKLVNGTSSESDDLSRVVTTDPSLTTRSRVLLADDNTDMREYVSRLLKERYEVIAVADGQAALEAVRRNPPDLILSDVMMPRLDGFGLLRALRADPVTKAIPIILLSARAGEESRVEGLEHGADDYLIKPFSARELLARVQVHLDMVRIRQEAAETLRHSERRFRELLDGSPFGMYIVDTQLRIVHMNESSKQGAFRNVRPVIGRDFPETMRILWPETVAADIIAAFRHTLETGQPYSSRDFINLRADVNQVEGYEWELHRLTLPDGQPGVICYYYDSTRLRQTEAALRESEQRLQRVLETDAVGVLFFNRNGTLLQANDVFLRMTGYERERIERREITWRTMTPPEWVEASENQMKQFVETGRIGPYEKEYFLADGTRRWMLFAGRDLGEGTIAEYCVDIHDRKQAEQALREAQERLQRWNVELEKAVKFKTVELQQSQERLRALTSELNLAEQRERKRLATELHDHLQQVLVYGKMTIGQGRRSVGDVSAALKLIKKVEDVFSEALTYTRTLVAELSPPVLRYHGLAAGLKWLADYMKKHDQTVSVRVPDSSVPQLPEDQAILLFQSVRELLINASKHAGTGAAAVTMTQLDDALEIVVRDEGSGFNVAEAVGADTPSGGISSKFGLFSIQERMRALGGSFIIQSTPGQGTTATLALPLLHQDPEARKDLNAEANGKASPGHDNKPFKQQPPSIQESSQKPCIRVLLVDDHTMMRQGLRTILAGYADIEVVGEATNGEEAVELVDRLSPDVVVMDLNMPKMDGIEATRLIKTSHAQVQVVGLSVNTGREAFNAFTTAGAWTLLTKEAAVERLYGVIQQSMQVSVGQPKG